Proteins encoded in a region of the Planococcus shixiaomingii genome:
- the dmpG gene encoding 4-hydroxy-2-oxovalerate aldolase, with protein MSQRSFEILDVTLRDGSHAMRHAFTEQQVIDTAKGLDQAGVNYFEVSHGDGLGGSSLQYGLSKVDELKLIEAAAGVCKTSKVSVLLIPGIGIKEELQDAVKAGAKMVRVATHVTEADVAAQHIALGRELGLKTVGFLMMAHMADVGKIVEQAKLFESYGAEVIYVTDSAGYMLPHEVKERISALKQSVSCEIGFHGHNNLSMAMANTVAAVEAGATYIDGSLRALGAGSGNTQTEVMVAVLERLGYQTGIDLYSIMDVANDVVAPFMQRPQEIIGSSLIMGYSGVYSSFLLHTQTAAKKFGVDERDILVELGRMKAVGGQEDLIYDVAQSFAAKKAE; from the coding sequence ATGTCACAGCGTTCATTTGAAATTTTGGATGTTACTTTACGGGACGGAAGCCATGCGATGAGGCATGCCTTCACGGAGCAGCAAGTGATTGATACAGCAAAAGGTTTGGATCAGGCAGGCGTGAATTATTTTGAGGTGTCGCACGGAGACGGCTTGGGCGGTTCTTCACTGCAATACGGCTTATCAAAAGTGGATGAACTAAAACTGATCGAGGCGGCAGCAGGTGTCTGCAAGACATCAAAAGTATCGGTGCTGCTCATACCTGGGATCGGCATTAAAGAAGAATTGCAGGATGCAGTGAAAGCTGGAGCCAAAATGGTCCGTGTCGCGACGCACGTCACAGAAGCGGACGTCGCGGCGCAGCATATTGCACTCGGCCGTGAACTGGGATTGAAGACAGTCGGTTTTCTAATGATGGCGCATATGGCGGATGTCGGTAAAATCGTCGAACAGGCGAAACTGTTTGAAAGCTACGGTGCCGAAGTTATTTACGTTACGGATTCCGCAGGCTATATGCTTCCGCATGAAGTAAAAGAGCGCATCAGTGCTTTGAAACAATCGGTTTCCTGCGAAATTGGCTTCCATGGCCATAACAATTTATCGATGGCGATGGCCAATACGGTGGCGGCAGTCGAAGCCGGTGCTACCTATATCGACGGAAGCCTGCGCGCATTAGGTGCGGGCAGCGGCAATACTCAGACAGAAGTGATGGTTGCAGTGCTTGAGCGTCTCGGATACCAGACGGGAATTGACTTGTACTCCATTATGGATGTGGCGAATGATGTGGTGGCTCCTTTCATGCAGCGCCCACAAGAAATTATCGGATCTAGTTTGATCATGGGCTATTCAGGCGTCTATTCCAGTTTCTTGCTGCATACGCAAACAGCTGCGAAAAAGTTCGGCGTCGATGAACGCGATATCCTGGTGGAACTTGGCCGTATGAAAGCGGTCGGCGGACAAGAAGACTTGATTTATGATGTGGCTCAAAGTTTTGCTGCTAAAAAAGCAGAGTAG
- a CDS encoding acetaldehyde dehydrogenase (acetylating), with product MRKLKVGIIGSGNIGTDLMYKIERSDALEMSIMVGIDPESEGLKRAKDRGYEVVTDGIDGLMERLDLVDIVFDATSAKAHKHHSELLVAAGKKVIDLTPAAIGPFTVPTVNLNEHFSESNLNMVTCGGQATIPIVSAINRVVEVEYAEIVATVSSKSAGPGTRANIDEFTRTTSKAIEQVGGAKKGKAIIILNPAEPPIIMRDTVHALIAEDGKEEAIVASIEAMVKDVQSYVPGYRLRGTPQFDDRKVSVFLEVEGAGDFFPPYSGNLDIMTAAAAKVANELAKQLTAAEV from the coding sequence GTGAGGAAATTAAAAGTGGGAATTATCGGATCCGGTAATATCGGAACGGATTTGATGTATAAAATCGAACGCAGCGATGCGCTTGAGATGAGCATAATGGTTGGGATTGATCCGGAGTCTGAAGGATTGAAGCGCGCAAAAGACCGTGGGTATGAAGTTGTCACGGACGGCATCGACGGGTTGATGGAACGCCTCGACCTGGTCGATATTGTCTTTGACGCCACTTCCGCCAAAGCGCACAAGCACCACAGCGAGCTATTGGTCGCGGCCGGTAAAAAAGTAATCGATTTAACACCAGCCGCAATCGGGCCGTTTACCGTTCCAACTGTAAATTTAAATGAGCATTTCTCTGAGTCCAACTTGAATATGGTGACTTGCGGCGGCCAGGCGACAATTCCAATCGTCAGCGCTATCAACCGCGTAGTGGAAGTTGAATATGCCGAGATTGTGGCAACCGTTTCCAGTAAAAGCGCCGGACCGGGAACACGCGCCAATATTGACGAGTTCACGCGCACCACTTCAAAAGCGATCGAGCAAGTGGGCGGAGCTAAAAAAGGCAAAGCGATTATTATACTGAATCCGGCAGAACCGCCGATCATTATGCGGGATACGGTTCACGCACTAATCGCTGAAGACGGTAAAGAAGAAGCGATCGTCGCTTCCATCGAAGCGATGGTGAAAGACGTGCAAAGCTACGTGCCGGGATACCGTCTTCGTGGAACTCCGCAATTCGATGACCGGAAAGTATCGGTCTTTTTGGAAGTGGAAGGGGCAGGCGATTTCTTCCCGCCTTACTCAGGGAATCTCGATATTATGACAGCAGCGGCAGCTAAAGTAGCAAACGAACTTGCGAAACAGCTGACAGCCGCTGAAGTGTAA
- a CDS encoding 2-keto-4-pentenoate hydratase, giving the protein MDIQKAAVQLAQAEKNKTPIPPFTSSAEAISVEEAYGIQLLQIQKKLQQGAQIKGLKIGLTSKVMQDMFNVRTPDYGHILDSMVYSEDKAVNTEEFIQPKVEFEIAFILKDDLQGPGVTVEDVLAATDYVVPAIEIIDSRIENWQFKFEDTVADNGSSAGAVLGTKRTSPTAVDLAAVEMTVYRNGEVFDSAKGEAVMGHPAKAVAWLANAVAEYGITLRAGYFILAGALSKAVPFEADDSFKADFGELGEVAISFVREGEKV; this is encoded by the coding sequence ATGGATATTCAAAAAGCAGCAGTTCAGTTAGCGCAAGCTGAAAAAAATAAAACACCGATTCCTCCTTTCACATCTTCAGCAGAAGCAATTTCTGTAGAGGAAGCCTACGGGATCCAATTGCTGCAGATCCAGAAAAAGCTGCAGCAAGGAGCCCAAATCAAGGGATTAAAAATCGGCTTGACGAGCAAAGTGATGCAAGACATGTTCAATGTCCGGACACCGGATTATGGCCATATTCTTGATTCCATGGTTTACAGCGAAGATAAAGCGGTCAATACGGAAGAATTTATTCAGCCAAAAGTGGAATTCGAAATCGCTTTTATTCTCAAAGACGATCTTCAAGGGCCTGGCGTGACAGTCGAAGATGTTCTGGCAGCAACCGATTATGTCGTGCCGGCAATTGAAATTATCGACAGCCGCATCGAAAACTGGCAGTTCAAATTCGAAGATACCGTAGCGGACAACGGATCATCAGCGGGTGCGGTTCTCGGAACCAAGAGAACTTCTCCTACAGCCGTCGATTTGGCTGCAGTTGAAATGACCGTTTACCGAAACGGAGAAGTTTTTGATTCGGCAAAAGGCGAAGCAGTCATGGGACATCCCGCCAAAGCGGTGGCGTGGCTCGCGAACGCTGTAGCGGAATATGGCATTACGTTGCGCGCCGGCTATTTCATCTTGGCGGGGGCATTATCCAAAGCTGTGCCTTTTGAAGCGGATGATAGTTTTAAAGCTGATTTCGGTGAACTGGGCGAAGTCGCCATTTCGTTTGTAAGGGAAGGTGAGAAAGTGTGA
- a CDS encoding flavin reductase family protein: MDDRLFRDAMGKFTTGVTVLTTKFENEPAGMTANAFMSVSLTPKLVVVSIGHKARFLEKVRVSQKFAVNILAADQENYSRMFAGQLKDENKIEFAELAGLPVVPNALAQVSCKVVAEHIEGDHTLLIGEVLDIRLEEGNPLIFFSGQYHALAEKTAVI, encoded by the coding sequence ATGGATGATCGTTTGTTTAGAGACGCAATGGGAAAATTCACGACTGGAGTCACGGTTTTGACAACAAAATTTGAAAACGAGCCAGCAGGAATGACGGCCAATGCATTTATGTCGGTTTCGTTGACGCCAAAGCTGGTGGTCGTATCAATTGGCCATAAAGCGCGCTTTCTGGAGAAAGTAAGAGTTTCCCAAAAATTCGCGGTCAATATTCTGGCTGCGGATCAGGAAAACTATTCAAGAATGTTTGCCGGCCAATTGAAAGATGAAAATAAAATCGAGTTTGCTGAACTTGCTGGGCTTCCAGTCGTGCCGAATGCTTTAGCGCAAGTCAGCTGCAAAGTGGTCGCTGAGCATATCGAAGGCGATCATACATTGTTGATCGGCGAAGTTCTCGACATTCGCTTGGAAGAAGGCAATCCACTAATTTTCTTCAGTGGCCAATACCACGCTTTAGCCGAGAAAACAGCCGTTATCTAA
- a CDS encoding VOC family protein, with amino-acid sequence MTVPEIAKLGHFGLVSTDLEKSLWFFKEILGLEETEEKDGVHYLRAWGDFEHHTMTLRQGEEAKLDHIAWRTKKPEDVEAFAQLLEEAGTEITWNEEGIEAGQGKAFRFKMPSGHTLELYYEMEKTLADPKSRSVLKNQSHRSWARGVSPRRIDHVNLLSSLPANQLSDFLMEKLGFKMRECVEAPDGSLVGAWLSVTPLVHDIAISFDPNAASTNEIHHVSYWLDNAQDLLRAADILKENGIFFKGPGKHGISQAMYIYAIDPGSGLRVEIFTNGYLIFEPDWEPIVWTLDEMDIGFTYWGDQMDASTENNPTIKA; translated from the coding sequence ATGACAGTTCCAGAAATCGCGAAATTAGGGCATTTTGGTTTAGTATCAACTGACCTTGAAAAATCACTTTGGTTCTTTAAAGAAATCTTAGGCTTAGAAGAAACAGAAGAAAAAGACGGCGTGCATTATTTGCGGGCTTGGGGAGATTTTGAGCACCATACGATGACTCTTCGCCAAGGTGAAGAAGCGAAACTGGACCATATCGCATGGCGTACGAAAAAACCGGAAGATGTGGAAGCATTTGCTCAACTTTTAGAAGAAGCCGGCACTGAAATCACTTGGAACGAAGAAGGCATTGAAGCCGGACAAGGCAAAGCATTCCGTTTCAAAATGCCAAGCGGCCACACGTTAGAACTGTATTACGAAATGGAAAAAACGCTGGCGGATCCAAAGAGCCGTTCCGTACTGAAAAACCAGTCGCACCGTTCTTGGGCGCGAGGAGTTTCACCGCGCCGCATCGACCACGTCAATTTATTGTCATCCTTGCCGGCAAACCAATTATCGGACTTCTTAATGGAGAAATTGGGTTTCAAAATGCGCGAATGTGTCGAAGCTCCTGATGGCAGTTTGGTCGGCGCTTGGTTAAGTGTTACGCCGCTGGTCCATGATATTGCCATCAGCTTTGATCCGAATGCCGCATCAACAAACGAAATTCACCACGTTTCGTACTGGCTGGACAATGCCCAGGACTTGTTGCGCGCAGCAGATATTTTGAAAGAAAACGGCATCTTCTTCAAAGGTCCTGGTAAGCACGGAATTTCACAGGCGATGTACATTTACGCCATCGACCCAGGCAGCGGCTTACGCGTGGAGATCTTCACAAATGGCTATTTGATCTTCGAACCGGACTGGGAGCCAATTGTCTGGACGCTAGATGAAATGGATATCGGCTTTACTTACTGGGGCGACCAAATGGATGCTTCAACCGAAAACAATCCAACAATAAAAGCGTAA
- a CDS encoding acyl-CoA dehydrogenase family protein yields the protein MATDIKKTLVENGTALIPKLRDLSLDIDRNSAIPDELVEDLQRNGLLKVLRPEIFGGHQTNMRTFTEVVTEISRGNGSAGWFVSLSNIRDYMISYAFGQQALDEIFGPGEDVILAGNFKPIKCEIDKADGGYFIKEAQWPFVSGSPHADWFYFGFPVADESGAMEMAIMVLPRHEVTVLDDWNVMGLKGSGSNSVRVENIFLPEHRVSLDRLARQGQYMIEPLKNVPLYQTPFVPSLTLSIVAPALGLAQAALDLHMERVGKAGIGNTFYNKMSEAPITHLQVAQAQLKIDSAELHLYRAVDMLDDYSVRGLQLTMEEGIRMKADFGYVNQLCKEAIDLMTEGAGSVFSYNNNLFQLVYRDFLSMHLHGFITPNSLIETYGRVMCGQEPNTYFV from the coding sequence ATGGCGACAGATATTAAAAAGACGCTGGTTGAAAACGGCACAGCATTAATTCCAAAACTGAGAGACCTTAGTTTAGATATTGACCGCAACAGCGCAATACCCGATGAATTGGTGGAAGATTTGCAAAGAAACGGCTTATTGAAAGTACTGCGGCCAGAAATCTTCGGCGGCCATCAGACGAATATGCGGACATTCACCGAAGTGGTAACTGAAATTTCACGCGGCAACGGTTCGGCCGGCTGGTTTGTGTCATTGAGCAATATCCGAGATTACATGATTTCCTATGCGTTCGGGCAACAAGCGCTGGATGAAATCTTCGGACCAGGAGAAGACGTGATTTTAGCCGGAAACTTCAAGCCCATCAAATGCGAAATCGACAAAGCGGATGGCGGCTATTTCATTAAAGAAGCGCAGTGGCCATTCGTCTCAGGCAGTCCCCACGCTGACTGGTTTTACTTTGGCTTCCCGGTGGCTGATGAAAGCGGCGCAATGGAAATGGCCATCATGGTGCTGCCAAGACACGAAGTGACGGTTCTCGATGATTGGAACGTTATGGGGTTAAAAGGATCCGGCAGCAATAGCGTGCGAGTGGAAAATATCTTCCTGCCGGAGCACCGCGTATCGCTCGACCGTTTGGCACGGCAAGGGCAATACATGATCGAGCCATTAAAAAATGTGCCGCTTTACCAAACGCCTTTTGTTCCTTCATTAACGCTTTCCATCGTTGCGCCAGCACTAGGACTTGCACAAGCTGCGCTGGACCTTCATATGGAACGAGTCGGAAAAGCGGGAATCGGCAACACCTTCTATAACAAAATGAGCGAAGCGCCAATTACCCACCTGCAAGTGGCGCAAGCGCAGCTGAAAATCGACTCGGCTGAACTTCACCTATACCGTGCGGTCGACATGCTTGATGACTATTCGGTGAGAGGGCTGCAGCTGACAATGGAAGAAGGCATTCGCATGAAAGCGGATTTCGGCTATGTCAACCAGCTGTGTAAAGAAGCGATCGACTTGATGACAGAAGGCGCAGGCTCCGTATTCTCGTATAACAACAACCTGTTCCAGCTCGTCTACCGCGATTTCCTATCGATGCACCTGCACGGTTTCATCACACCAAACAGCTTGATCGAAACCTACGGACGCGTCATGTGCGGCCAGGAACCGAATACTTATTTTGTTTAA
- a CDS encoding alpha/beta fold hydrolase: MSIMTRKVKTGAFETLIHEGGACNSETIIFLHGSGPGASASSNWQDVLGHYANEYHVVAPDLVGFGETDHPTQYPANGVQWMNLRIEQVLNLMDSLNVEKAHLVGNSLGGVISLFLAMDTPDRFDRIVLMGAGGGLTEATPELSKLANFHKDPTAKSLRNLLSWFLYDTTGMEEKLDAIVEQRMELFNRPEVLRSYEANFKNTQLSDMLIPPSALKRMKHEFLLIHGHQDRFVPLASSLYVMDYLENAELHVFKRCGHWAQIEQKEQFVKLTHDFFDRNKVLNEV; this comes from the coding sequence ATGTCGATTATGACACGCAAGGTCAAGACGGGAGCTTTCGAAACATTGATCCACGAAGGAGGAGCCTGCAACAGCGAAACGATCATCTTCCTTCACGGCAGCGGCCCAGGCGCCAGTGCCAGTTCCAATTGGCAGGACGTGCTGGGACATTACGCCAACGAATATCATGTCGTGGCGCCGGACCTTGTTGGTTTTGGCGAAACGGATCATCCAACCCAATATCCGGCGAATGGCGTGCAATGGATGAACTTACGGATTGAACAAGTATTGAACTTAATGGACAGCTTGAATGTAGAAAAAGCGCATTTGGTTGGAAATTCCTTGGGTGGAGTTATTTCCTTGTTCCTCGCTATGGATACGCCCGACCGCTTTGACCGCATCGTTTTGATGGGAGCGGGAGGCGGATTGACAGAAGCGACACCGGAACTCAGCAAGCTGGCGAATTTCCATAAAGACCCGACAGCGAAGTCGCTGCGCAACTTGTTAAGCTGGTTCCTTTATGACACTACGGGCATGGAAGAAAAACTCGATGCGATTGTCGAACAGCGCATGGAATTATTCAACCGCCCTGAAGTCCTTCGTTCTTATGAAGCAAACTTTAAGAACACGCAATTGTCGGATATGCTGATTCCGCCGTCCGCATTGAAGCGCATGAAGCATGAATTCCTGTTGATCCACGGCCACCAAGACCGTTTCGTTCCACTGGCAAGCAGCCTGTACGTTATGGATTACCTGGAAAACGCGGAACTTCACGTTTTCAAACGTTGCGGGCACTGGGCGCAAATCGAACAAAAAGAGCAATTCGTTAAACTGACCCATGATTTCTTCGACCGCAACAAAGTGCTCAACGAGGTTTGA
- a CDS encoding GntR family transcriptional regulator — MKEEQAYKHIKNLIIQGKFTMKEAISINQLADQMDMSRTPVHRALAQLEREGYITITPQVGVFVRRPEHKEILERLQLCVAIDVFLAEQAARSITEFQLEELRGVLEKMENPELAAHLYEELNVKFHTIICRAANNDFAFRANKINWDYLNYVNISDELFKGGNREQSQAEHRMIYYALKDRDSKLTELLMKKHLMRVAQFIIEKYERINA; from the coding sequence ATGAAAGAAGAACAAGCGTATAAACACATCAAGAATCTGATTATCCAAGGAAAGTTCACGATGAAGGAAGCCATCAGCATCAATCAGCTTGCTGATCAAATGGATATGAGCCGGACGCCGGTCCATAGAGCGTTGGCACAGTTAGAACGGGAAGGCTATATAACAATTACACCGCAAGTCGGCGTTTTTGTGCGTCGGCCTGAGCATAAAGAAATTCTAGAACGGTTGCAGTTGTGTGTGGCAATCGATGTGTTTCTCGCTGAACAGGCAGCCCGCTCGATTACCGAATTCCAGTTGGAAGAATTGAGAGGCGTCCTTGAAAAAATGGAGAATCCTGAATTGGCGGCTCATTTATACGAAGAGTTGAATGTGAAATTTCATACAATCATCTGCAGAGCGGCAAATAACGATTTCGCTTTTCGGGCAAATAAGATCAACTGGGATTATTTGAATTACGTCAACATTTCAGATGAGTTGTTCAAAGGTGGCAATCGGGAACAATCTCAAGCCGAACATCGGATGATTTATTACGCCTTGAAAGACCGGGATTCAAAATTGACAGAGCTTCTGATGAAAAAGCATTTAATGCGAGTTGCGCAATTTATTATCGAAAAGTACGAACGAATTAACGCTTAA
- a CDS encoding GDSL-type esterase/lipase family protein yields MSKLFRVLFVLLMALSLPLTTAFAHNDHGKHHDKDILVTLGDSVPFGFSPHRNNERPAHYAFPYLMGDKADLKVYNFAVPIWKTEDLLAALDENKKFRQAVRKADYVTVNIGGIDFLEILQEANAESRGDSKKFIQLLEQKLAKTDVFDDLREILKEIRSLTDAPVVLYNIYNPFQSKDPFHKVAEHYLPQINDAYEDLADDYKNIELADAYKAFDDNQAKFVIRGDAHPTKAGHVKLAKIGLRALDLDHARHHHHHH; encoded by the coding sequence ATGAGTAAACTATTCAGAGTTTTATTCGTTTTGTTGATGGCTCTTTCCTTGCCTCTGACCACTGCTTTTGCTCACAATGACCATGGTAAGCATCATGACAAGGACATTCTCGTCACCTTAGGAGATTCAGTTCCATTCGGCTTTAGTCCACACCGCAACAACGAGCGCCCAGCCCACTATGCGTTCCCGTATTTGATGGGGGATAAAGCCGATTTAAAGGTTTACAATTTTGCGGTTCCCATTTGGAAAACAGAAGACTTGCTTGCTGCCCTGGACGAAAATAAAAAATTTCGACAAGCTGTAAGAAAAGCAGATTATGTAACGGTTAACATTGGCGGCATAGATTTCCTGGAAATTTTGCAAGAAGCAAATGCTGAAAGTCGCGGAGATTCCAAGAAATTCATCCAACTGCTCGAACAAAAACTGGCTAAAACGGATGTATTTGATGACCTTAGAGAAATCCTTAAAGAAATACGTTCGCTGACAGACGCGCCAGTCGTTTTGTACAACATTTACAATCCGTTCCAGTCAAAAGATCCGTTCCATAAAGTAGCTGAACACTATCTTCCACAGATCAATGACGCATATGAAGACTTGGCTGATGACTACAAAAATATTGAACTGGCGGACGCTTACAAAGCTTTCGACGATAACCAAGCAAAATTTGTTATACGTGGAGACGCCCACCCGACGAAAGCCGGACATGTAAAACTCGCTAAGATCGGTTTACGCGCCTTAGACCTTGATCACGCTCGTCATCACCACCATCACCATTAA
- a CDS encoding uracil-DNA glycosylase family protein, whose translation MAIANYAKFHQFKERIQSIPASFSDDYLINDHFLLEKDEKKKIEIYYAPFEYVNEEAKVVIVGITPGLHQMKKSFSTVIDAAGTEFNDEEILRQVKNNSSFEGTMRKNLVKMLDELGLNEYLGLSSSIELFEEASHLVHTSSVLPYPVFYNGKNYSGSTPNLLKNEVLKKYVTDYFATELYNLDNPLIIPLGVNVSNALTYLADQGIVERNCILSGFPHPSGGNGHRHKQFAENKEAMQEKLKEHFLQQSLI comes from the coding sequence ATGGCAATCGCAAACTACGCAAAGTTTCACCAATTCAAAGAAAGAATTCAATCCATCCCTGCATCTTTTTCGGACGACTATTTGATTAATGATCATTTTTTACTCGAAAAGGACGAAAAGAAAAAAATTGAAATTTATTACGCGCCATTTGAATATGTCAATGAAGAGGCGAAAGTGGTGATTGTCGGAATCACACCAGGATTGCACCAGATGAAAAAATCGTTTTCTACTGTAATCGATGCTGCTGGTACAGAATTTAATGATGAGGAAATCCTACGTCAAGTAAAAAACAACTCCAGCTTCGAAGGAACGATGCGAAAGAACTTGGTTAAAATGCTGGACGAGCTAGGTTTGAATGAATACCTAGGTTTATCTTCTAGCATTGAGCTATTTGAAGAAGCGAGCCATTTGGTGCATACGAGTTCCGTTCTGCCTTACCCTGTTTTTTATAACGGCAAAAATTACAGCGGTTCTACACCGAACTTGTTAAAAAACGAAGTATTAAAGAAATACGTTACAGACTATTTTGCAACAGAACTTTACAACTTGGACAACCCTTTGATCATCCCTTTAGGCGTAAACGTTTCAAACGCCTTAACTTACTTGGCCGACCAAGGGATTGTTGAACGGAATTGCATTCTTTCCGGTTTTCCGCATCCTTCAGGCGGTAATGGCCATCGGCATAAGCAATTTGCAGAAAACAAGGAAGCAATGCAAGAGAAGCTGAAAGAGCATTTTCTTCAGCAGAGCCTTATCTGA
- a CDS encoding PD-(D/E)XK nuclease family protein encodes MKHTDWKVEREKLTAKKRYIDLLLTSEENKTVIIIENKFYSSQSHKQLDDYLEYVHNEFAGYTIIPVFLTLLDEEPANDQYWALNYADIAEVLEFILKFYKESVSGEVYVFLKNYLFVLQERFAPDEDRLLLAEAIFEQHGEAITYLYLLNNSGIKFLKHHQPFKVQLETLHAEEEQWMKKIYSASKETIDFIYTEGSLVLKKAFERFVQENRRFDIQLYDASKSYPSFIYPEWGRHADFLTQINDKAPYWLGYGLIIFMHRVGNDRLRMYIEIGNLEYDHRIKLLEKLEENGYSIKPSSKTPNSMYTRIFTDQVEISDWTSIEAVQAALGKLTSSKKFDDNMDLINKSIAAASEELGYNSNIEMVKH; translated from the coding sequence ATGAAGCATACGGATTGGAAAGTAGAGCGAGAAAAGCTGACAGCAAAAAAGCGGTATATTGACCTTCTGTTAACTTCCGAAGAAAATAAAACGGTAATTATCATCGAGAATAAATTTTATTCCTCCCAATCGCATAAGCAGCTCGATGATTATTTGGAATATGTACATAACGAATTTGCTGGCTATACCATCATACCGGTGTTCCTGACGTTGCTCGATGAAGAGCCGGCGAATGACCAGTACTGGGCGTTGAATTACGCGGATATCGCTGAAGTGCTGGAGTTCATTTTGAAGTTTTACAAGGAGTCGGTGAGCGGGGAAGTGTACGTTTTCTTGAAGAACTATTTATTCGTCCTGCAGGAACGGTTTGCGCCTGATGAAGACCGCTTATTACTGGCGGAAGCGATTTTTGAACAGCACGGCGAGGCGATTACATACCTTTATTTATTGAACAATTCAGGGATCAAGTTTCTAAAACACCATCAGCCGTTCAAAGTGCAGCTGGAAACCCTACATGCCGAGGAAGAACAATGGATGAAAAAGATCTATTCCGCGTCAAAAGAGACGATTGATTTTATTTATACGGAAGGATCGCTTGTTTTGAAAAAGGCTTTTGAGCGGTTTGTTCAGGAAAACAGGCGGTTCGATATTCAACTATATGATGCATCGAAGTCGTATCCGAGTTTCATCTATCCCGAATGGGGCAGACACGCGGACTTTTTAACCCAGATAAACGATAAAGCTCCTTACTGGCTTGGGTATGGCCTGATTATTTTTATGCACCGGGTAGGAAATGACCGCCTACGGATGTATATCGAAATTGGCAATCTGGAATATGATCACCGGATCAAGCTGCTGGAGAAACTTGAAGAAAATGGGTATTCAATCAAGCCGTCTTCTAAAACGCCGAACTCGATGTACACGCGCATCTTTACCGATCAAGTGGAAATATCCGACTGGACGAGCATTGAAGCGGTGCAGGCAGCGCTAGGGAAATTGACATCATCCAAGAAGTTTGACGACAATATGGACCTCATAAACAAAAGCATCGCGGCTGCTTCTGAAGAGCTCGGTTATAATAGTAATATTGAAATGGTAAAACACTAA
- a CDS encoding PD-(D/E)XK nuclease family protein encodes MAIEVKNIANLIYSKQFEELNRMFKAFNPLKVLRMDNHEIRHSNILAWLLDHEENHGLNSVFIKKFVSKLVMKPENDLFVSDSQFS; translated from the coding sequence ATGGCAATCGAAGTAAAAAACATCGCAAACCTCATCTACAGCAAGCAGTTTGAAGAGTTAAACCGCATGTTCAAAGCGTTCAATCCGTTGAAAGTGCTGCGGATGGATAACCATGAAATCAGGCATTCTAACATATTGGCCTGGTTGCTGGACCATGAAGAAAATCACGGGCTGAACTCAGTGTTTATCAAGAAGTTCGTCAGCAAGCTCGTAATGAAACCGGAAAATGACCTCTTTGTCAGTGATTCTCAATTTTCTTGA
- a CDS encoding WYL domain-containing protein: protein MVIDRFSMDVKTRNLGNGFFLLEVEGVVSMGLVRWLLTWGADAKAVRPAKLVDMMKREIDRYAGLYLII, encoded by the coding sequence GTGGTCATTGACCGCTTTAGCATGGATGTAAAAACAAGAAACCTCGGTAATGGCTTTTTCCTGCTTGAAGTAGAAGGCGTTGTCAGTATGGGGCTGGTCAGGTGGCTGCTCACTTGGGGCGCCGACGCAAAAGCGGTCCGGCCGGCTAAGCTGGTGGATATGATGAAAAGAGAAATCGACCGCTATGCGGGCTTGTATTTGATAATTTAA